A single Cupriavidus sp. D39 DNA region contains:
- a CDS encoding carboxymuconolactone decarboxylase family protein: MEFLSTIKGLIPDYAKDIRLNLDGTIARSSLQGNDAVAVALAAAFAAKSRVIVDAIRNAGVLSPEETNAVLTASALMGMNNVWYPFVEMTDDPDLATQPAGLRMNAYATHGGVDKRRFEMYALAASIVGKCHFCIKSHYALLKNEQGMTAQQLRDVGRIAAVVVAAANVIAAE; encoded by the coding sequence ATGGAATTCCTCAGCACGATTAAAGGCCTTATTCCTGACTACGCCAAGGATATCCGCCTGAACCTTGACGGCACCATCGCCCGCTCCTCGCTCCAGGGCAACGATGCGGTGGCCGTGGCACTGGCCGCGGCGTTTGCCGCCAAGAGCCGCGTGATCGTCGACGCGATCCGCAACGCGGGCGTGCTGTCGCCCGAGGAAACCAATGCGGTGCTCACCGCGTCCGCGCTGATGGGCATGAACAACGTCTGGTACCCGTTCGTGGAAATGACCGACGACCCGGATCTCGCGACGCAACCCGCGGGCCTGCGCATGAATGCGTACGCCACGCACGGCGGCGTGGACAAGCGCCGCTTCGAGATGTACGCGCTGGCCGCGTCCATCGTCGGCAAATGCCATTTCTGCATTAAGTCGCACTACGCGCTGCTCAAGAACGAGCAAGGCATGACGGCGCAGCAACTGCGCGACGTAGGCCGCATTGCCGCCGTGGTTGTGGCAGCCGCCAACGTCATTGCGGCGGAATAA
- a CDS encoding peroxiredoxin, with amino-acid sequence MKTVGDKIEAFHVVGVKPGFNNHEENGQSAFEDITEKSFEGKWKIIYFYPKDFTFVCPTEIVAFAKLNGDFADRDAIVLGGSTDNEFVKLAWRREHKDLNKLDQWQFADVTGSLIDQLGVRDHAAGVALRATFVVDPDNTIQHVSVNNLNVGRNPDEVLRILDGLQTDELCPCNRAVGGATL; translated from the coding sequence ATGAAGACCGTTGGTGACAAAATCGAAGCCTTCCACGTCGTCGGTGTCAAGCCGGGTTTCAACAACCATGAAGAGAACGGCCAGTCGGCCTTTGAAGACATCACCGAAAAGTCGTTCGAGGGCAAGTGGAAGATCATTTACTTCTACCCGAAGGACTTCACCTTCGTGTGCCCGACTGAAATCGTTGCCTTCGCCAAGCTCAACGGCGACTTCGCCGACCGCGACGCGATCGTGCTGGGCGGCTCGACCGATAACGAATTCGTGAAGCTGGCATGGCGCCGTGAGCACAAGGACCTGAACAAGCTGGACCAATGGCAATTCGCCGACGTGACCGGCTCGCTCATCGACCAGCTCGGCGTGCGTGACCACGCTGCCGGCGTCGCTCTGCGCGCTACCTTCGTCGTCGATCCGGACAATACCATCCAGCACGTGTCGGTCAACAACCTGAACGTCGGCCGTAACCCGGACGAAGTGCTGCGTATCCTCGACGGCCTGCAAACCGACGAGCTGTGCCCGTGCAACCGCGCTGTTGGCGGTGCCACGCTGTAA